The following proteins are encoded in a genomic region of Benincasa hispida cultivar B227 unplaced genomic scaffold, ASM972705v1 Contig245, whole genome shotgun sequence:
- the LOC120069145 gene encoding potassium transporter 5-like: protein MELDRTADNDHFPDFQESSDDSSRNLPERKLRRNDSLDVESRTVPGAGAHGHKAAGAAATASWGVILHLAFQSVGVVYGDIGTSPLYVYASTFTEGIKHNDDVLGVLSLILYTLTLIPLLKYVFFVLQANDNGEGGTFALYSLLCRYAKIGLIPNEQVEDQEVSNFQVELPTNRLKMASSLKSKLENSRPAKIFLLFATMLGTSMVIGDGVLTPSISVLSAVGGIKNATSTMTQDKIVWISAAILVCLFIVQRFGTHKVGYSFAPIICIWFALIGGIGFYNFLKFDPAVIKAVNPKYIFDYFKRNKKDAWISLGGVVLAITGTEALFADVGHFTVMSIRLSMCCVAYPALVSAYVGQAAFLRKHIDLVSDTFFSSIPGPLYWPTFVVAVLASIVASQAMISGTFSIIQQSLSYGCFPRVKVVHTSSKYEGQVYIPEVNYLLMLACLGVTLGFKDTTRIGNAYGIAVVFVMALTSSFLVLIMIMIWKSHVLVIISYVLTIGLLELFYLSSVLYKFDQGGYLPLAFSAFLMTIMYIWNDVHRRKYYYELEHKISPQKLKDIASLTTLNRVPGLALFYSELVQGIPPIFKHYLANIPTLQRVLIFVSFKSLPISKVPMEERFLFRRVEPNDLNVFRCVVRYGYRDIIHEQESFERVLVERLKMLIEEESWKLQNDDDDDRAEERRKRIGEEIEVVDRAWRDGIVHLIGQNEVVASKGSGLAKRVLINYAYNALRRNLRQSEEVFYIPRKRMLKVGMTYEL, encoded by the exons GCTGGGGAGTGATTTTACATCTGGCTTTTCAGAGCGTGGGAGTTGTGTACGGCGATATCGGAACGTCGCCGTTGTATGTGTATGCAAGCACATTTACGGAGGGAATCAAGCATAACGACGACGTTTTGGGGGTCCTGTCTTTGATTCTCTACACCCTCACTTTGATCCCTTTGCTGAAGTATGTCTTCTTCGTCTTGCAAGCCAATGACAACGGCGAAg GTGGGACATTTGCATTATACTCATTGCTGTGCCGATACGCAAAAATCGGGCTGATACCAAATGAACAAGTGGAAGATCAAGAAGTATCGAATTTTCAGGTGGAGCTTCCCACTAACCGCCTTAAAATGGCTTCTTCCCTTAAATCTAAACTTGAAAACAGCCGCCCCGCCAAGATTTTCTTGCTCTTCGCCACCATGCTCGGCACTTCCATGGTCATTGGCGACGGCGTTCTCACTCCTTCTATCTCCG TTTTGTCGGCTGTTGGAGGAATTAAGAATGCTACCTCGACTATGACACAAG ACAAAATAGTTTGGATATCAGCAGCAATATTGGTTTGCCTATTCATTGTACAAAGATTTGGAACCCATAAAGTTGGATATTCCTTTGCTCCAATTATTTGCATTTGGTTTGCACTTATTGGTGGCATTGGCTTCTacaactttttgaaatttgacccTGCTGTTATCAAAGCTGTTAATCCAAAATACATTTTTGACtatttcaaaagaaacaaaaaggatGCTTGGATCTCTCTTGGCGGTGTCGTTCTTGCCATTACAG GGACTGAAGCTCTATTTGCGGACGTGGGGCACTTCACTGTGATGTCCATAAGACTAAGCATGTGTTGCGTGGCCTACCCTGCCCTTGTCTCTGCCTACGTCGGCCAAGCCGCCTTTCTTCGTAAGCACATAGATCTCGTCTCCGACACCTTCTTTAGCTCCATTCCAG GTCCCCTCTACTGGCCAACGTTCGTGGTGGCGGTGCTCGCCTCCATCGTTGCCAGCCAAGCCATGATCTCTGGCACCTTCTCCATCATCCAACAGTCCCTCTCCTATGGCTGTTTCCCTAGAGTTAAAGTTGTTCATACTTCTTCCAAGTATGAGGGCCAAGTTTACATCCCTGAAGTTAACTATCTTCTTATGTTGGCTTGTCTTGGAGTAACTCTTGGGTTTAAAGATACAACGCGAATTGGGAACGCTTACG GCATTGCAGTGGTATTTGTAATGGCACTCACATCAAGTTTCCTAGTGCTCATCATGATTATGATATGGAAATCTCACGTACTTGTCATAATCTCCTATGTTCTCACCATTGGTTTATTAGAGCTTTTCTATCTAAGTTCAGTCCTTTACAAGTTTGATCAAGGTGGCTATCTTCCTTTAGCTTTTTCTGCCTTTTTAATGACAATAATGTACATTTGGAATGATGTTCATAGAAGAAAATACTACTATGAACTTGAACATAAGATTTCTCCTCAAAAACTCAAGGACATTGCTTCTCTCACAACTCTCAATCGTGTCCCTGGCCTTGCCTTGTTCTACTCTGAGCTTGTCCAAGGCATTCCACCAATCTTCAAACATTATCTAGCCAATATTCCCACTCTTCAAAGGGTCCTCATTTTCGTCTCGTTCAAGTCCCTCCCGATAAGTAAAGTCCCGATGGAAGAGCGGTTCCTGTTTCGACGAGTCGAGCCTAATGACCTTAACGTGTTTCGATGCGTGGTGAGATACGGTTACAGAGATATCATCCATGAACAAGAGTCGTTCGAGAGAGTGCTAGTGGAGAGATTGAAAATGTTAATAGAAGAGGAGTCGTGGAAGCTACAAAACGACGATGACGACGATAGAGCTGAGGAGAGAAGGAAGAGAATAGGAGAGGAGATAGAGGTGGTTGATAGAGCTTGGAGAGATGGAATAGTTCACTTGATTGGACAAAATGAAGTTGTGGCAAGTAAAGGGTCAGGGTTAGCAAAAAGGGTTTTGATCAATTATGCTTATAATGCATTGAGGAGAAATTTGAGACAAAGTGAAGAGGTCTTTTACATCCCTAGAAAACGTATGCTCAAAGTGGGAATGACTTATGAGCTTTAG